Proteins from a single region of Chromobacterium sp. ATCC 53434:
- a CDS encoding IS630 family transposase gives MEKIDVRKLELAAREQLRRTAIRMYKRGRSQASIAEELGLRRPTISAWVVREAALGAQGFKEQKRGRAEGTGRRLTEAQEARIKQDIVDRTPDQMKLRFALWSAQAVKAVIKQMFLIDLPIRTVRLYLARWGFTPQRPLKRAYEQRPAAVEKWLKEEYPAIVARAKAEMAEISWGDESAVSSVEHFPRGYAPKGQTPVLVLSQSKRARINLISAITNQGKMRFMLYRETLTARVLIKFLMRLIRDAGGKKVFLILDNLRVHHSKLVQAWLEEEENKKAIELFFLPSYSPELNPDEYLNGDLKARMSAGEPVRSDGQLQGKVLSHLRSLQKQPARIRSYFRHEKIRYAA, from the coding sequence ATGGAAAAAATCGATGTGCGCAAGCTTGAACTGGCCGCCCGTGAGCAGCTGAGGCGTACCGCTATCCGGATGTACAAGCGAGGCCGGTCTCAAGCCAGTATTGCCGAAGAACTCGGGCTGCGCCGCCCCACCATTTCCGCCTGGGTGGTGCGTGAGGCAGCACTAGGTGCGCAGGGATTCAAAGAACAGAAGCGCGGTCGCGCCGAAGGCACCGGCCGTCGGCTGACCGAGGCGCAGGAAGCCCGGATCAAGCAGGACATCGTGGATCGCACGCCAGACCAGATGAAGCTGAGGTTTGCCCTGTGGAGTGCTCAGGCGGTCAAGGCTGTAATCAAGCAGATGTTTCTGATCGATCTGCCGATCCGTACTGTCCGTCTGTACTTGGCCCGCTGGGGCTTTACGCCGCAGCGCCCGCTCAAACGCGCTTATGAGCAGCGACCGGCAGCAGTCGAGAAATGGCTCAAGGAGGAATACCCGGCTATCGTCGCGCGTGCCAAAGCGGAAATGGCTGAAATCAGCTGGGGCGACGAATCGGCGGTGTCGAGTGTTGAGCACTTTCCGCGTGGCTACGCCCCAAAAGGCCAAACCCCAGTTCTGGTGTTATCCCAATCGAAAAGAGCGCGCATCAACTTGATTTCGGCCATTACCAACCAAGGCAAGATGCGCTTCATGCTGTACCGGGAGACCTTGACGGCCCGGGTGCTGATCAAGTTTCTGATGCGGCTGATCCGTGATGCTGGCGGCAAGAAGGTGTTCTTGATCCTCGACAACTTGCGCGTGCATCACAGCAAGCTGGTGCAAGCATGGTTGGAGGAGGAAGAGAACAAGAAGGCGATTGAGTTGTTCTTCCTGCCCAGCTACTCACCGGAACTGAACCCGGATGAATACTTGAACGGCGACCTGAAGGCCAGAATGAGCGCAGGTGAGCCGGTTCGATCAGACGGTCAACTTCAAGGGAAAGTGCTGTCCCATTTACGCTCATTGCAGAAGCAGCCGGCCAGAATCCGGTCGTACTTCCGGCATGAAAAAATCCGCTACGCGGCATGA
- a CDS encoding WD40 repeat domain-containing protein produces the protein MIKPGMKSSLSFLLIVITSFTLRSIAMAESAGGVPAGEIPHFDNVKDVSVPRPKRIIDLRNSEMKSPQIRKISFSPDGRYLGIAVSTDRIRTDILVWDLKSNGLQSRIHCPFDYGDMPDHDLLWSADGKVISFGAKKQWDPLSGDALPDNPAIGRGARLNKDGSKMLTIVGIIGEPSYIHVYDTKTWALHRIYVDGLAVVMAAWTTDDKIVSSATGTRETYGKAIDGHIVQFKDAAIRLLDPLGKEKTKTVWFSAEPTGNPISPLTYGFAVGAAGKTNFVTNQIFLNTGRVIDGATLSVRRYHSFDEGNATPGAFGMGFSRSGKFLYLKGSSFPSGSGRVLINNSIVDVVSGKPLVQFGGGLDHMGDLAVSPNGDILALGDGYSVILFDI, from the coding sequence ATGATAAAGCCAGGAATGAAATCTTCATTGAGTTTCTTGTTAATCGTAATAACATCGTTCACATTAAGATCTATTGCTATGGCAGAGAGTGCTGGTGGAGTGCCGGCGGGCGAAATCCCTCATTTTGATAATGTCAAAGATGTTTCAGTTCCAAGGCCGAAAAGAATCATTGATTTGAGGAACTCTGAGATGAAATCACCTCAGATCCGGAAAATTAGTTTTAGTCCAGATGGCCGGTATCTTGGAATTGCAGTGAGCACTGACCGGATAAGGACTGATATTTTAGTGTGGGATCTGAAGAGTAATGGGCTGCAGTCTAGAATTCATTGCCCCTTTGATTATGGTGATATGCCCGATCATGATTTGCTGTGGAGTGCTGATGGGAAAGTAATTTCCTTTGGAGCTAAAAAGCAGTGGGATCCTCTGAGTGGCGATGCTCTGCCGGATAATCCAGCAATTGGACGTGGTGCAAGGCTAAATAAGGATGGAAGCAAAATGCTGACTATTGTCGGCATTATTGGTGAGCCATCCTACATTCATGTTTATGATACGAAAACCTGGGCGCTGCATCGAATATATGTTGATGGCCTGGCAGTTGTTATGGCTGCTTGGACTACCGATGATAAGATAGTTTCTAGTGCCACTGGCACGAGGGAGACATATGGTAAGGCTATTGATGGACATATTGTTCAGTTTAAAGATGCTGCAATCAGATTGCTAGATCCACTGGGTAAGGAAAAGACTAAGACCGTATGGTTTTCTGCGGAACCGACAGGTAATCCTATTTCGCCTTTGACTTATGGATTTGCAGTGGGGGCAGCAGGGAAAACTAACTTCGTTACTAATCAGATTTTCCTAAATACTGGTAGGGTGATTGATGGCGCTACCTTGTCAGTTCGCCGCTACCACTCTTTTGATGAGGGAAATGCCACTCCTGGGGCTTTTGGTATGGGCTTTAGCCGGAGTGGTAAATTTCTATATTTGAAAGGATCTTCTTTTCCGAGTGGAAGTGGACGAGTGTTAATTAATAATAGCATTGTGGATGTGGTGTCAGGAAAACCATTGGTTCAGTTTGGTGGTGGGCTGGATCATATGGGTGATTTGGCCGTTAGTCCAAATGGTGACATTTTGGCTTTAGGTGATGGCTATTCCGTCATTCTGTTTGATATTTAA
- a CDS encoding ABC transporter substrate-binding protein: MPHALTHKLLLASLLLAAPCVFAADAIRLATHQQPPLSFTRSDNGHADGLVVQIVACALNKMQRPYTVDVLPWARAQLLVQLQQADGFFAATPSAERDDYAVLSDALIPYERRWYLLKSSPLSPSSPDFKRQARIGAFNGSNMDGWLRDRGYHLTATPANSELLLRMLQSRRVDAVLGNGYAIDALIARLGMQAELRSERAETLPMGVYFGKAFLAREGPQFLPQFNGALQGCRPK, from the coding sequence ATGCCGCACGCGCTCACGCACAAGCTCCTGCTGGCCAGCCTGCTGCTGGCCGCGCCCTGCGTTTTCGCCGCGGACGCCATCCGGCTCGCCACCCACCAGCAGCCCCCGCTATCGTTCACCCGCAGCGACAACGGCCATGCCGACGGCCTGGTCGTGCAGATCGTCGCCTGCGCGCTGAACAAGATGCAGCGCCCCTACACCGTCGACGTCCTGCCCTGGGCCCGCGCGCAACTACTGGTCCAGCTGCAGCAGGCCGACGGCTTTTTCGCCGCCACGCCATCGGCGGAGCGGGACGACTACGCCGTCCTGTCCGACGCCCTGATACCGTACGAGCGCCGCTGGTACCTGCTGAAAAGCAGCCCGCTGTCCCCGTCCAGCCCGGACTTCAAGCGCCAGGCCCGCATCGGCGCCTTCAACGGTTCCAATATGGACGGCTGGCTGCGGGACCGCGGCTACCACCTGACCGCCACCCCGGCCAATAGCGAATTGTTGCTGCGCATGCTGCAATCACGGCGGGTGGACGCCGTGCTCGGCAACGGCTACGCGATAGACGCGCTGATCGCCCGGCTCGGCATGCAGGCGGAACTCCGCAGCGAACGGGCCGAAACGCTGCCGATGGGCGTCTATTTCGGCAAGGCTTTCCTCGCCCGCGAAGGCCCGCAATTCCTGCCGCAGTTCAACGGCGCGCTGCAAGGCTGCCGACCCAAATGA
- a CDS encoding matrixin family metalloprotease codes for MSGTGDSLGLLGGSNYSVTGSGDTINTWGGTGLSLSGSNDAVGLGGGADTLGLQGGANIAVTTNSAAGDQINLAANTQASITGSGDTLQVNGPGVSVTAANDTVDLSAGAGLNLSGGSDTVNMSGAGDMLGLVGGSNYTVSGTGDTISTVGGTAFNLSGGGDSVTLGGSGDSLGLLGGSNYSVTGSGDTINTWGGTGLNLSGSNDAVGLGGGADTLGLQGGANIAVTTNSAAGDQINLAANTQASIAGSGDTLQVNGAGVGVTASNDTVDLSAGAGLNLSGGSDTVNMSGAGDTLGLVGGSNYAVSGTGDTISTVGGTAFNLSGGGDSVTLGGSGDSLGLLGGSNYLVTGSGDTINTLAGTSLNLSGGNDAVALSGGGDSLGLLSGSNYSVSGDYSGSLTLDAGAAATLNGASVPGPSQAAETLMYNGAGQVSETITDFTAGGSQAVITSGLGSGIAEEFQNYTGVNASGAETSQIIDYVSGNSQVQTLSGLPNEDASITQSFTGSNGTGLVSAESIRETNGDTVDYAYSYNAAGAETSYQETLYGGNGSVLSSGDFQPNGSPVVEGYGGDPGGDDGGNSDEYSDEDMGADDGDGFAGSQSTIAAALAGGVGYVAQYDLSQGDVVDAAAAEAALRQAAAAAGASTAAGGGTAVLAGAKWGGDVVTWSLADSVAAGGMPFSSYMSGEYEAAVQQAMGTWSSVAGITFDEVSDSSQSDIRLGWADFNTASSGVVGFTSAQSRNGQMSAGATIELEDPSQNALVQGADGQLGYSGTDATLEQVLLHEIGHALGFADSSDPSSIMYYELTANNRTLDGTDAAGAQLLYGQDAAAAPTSADQIRIGQLVQAMAAYDVPTAASSVLSQGGSAGIELQMAAAH; via the coding sequence ATGAGTGGCACTGGTGATTCGCTGGGCCTGCTGGGCGGCTCCAACTACTCGGTCACCGGCAGCGGCGACACGATCAATACCTGGGGCGGCACCGGGCTGAGCCTGTCGGGCAGCAATGATGCGGTGGGCCTGGGCGGCGGCGCCGACACGCTGGGCCTGCAGGGCGGCGCCAATATCGCGGTGACCACCAATAGCGCGGCCGGCGACCAAATCAATCTGGCGGCGAACACGCAGGCGAGCATTACTGGCAGCGGCGATACGCTGCAAGTGAACGGCCCCGGCGTCAGCGTGACGGCTGCTAATGATACCGTCGATCTGTCGGCGGGCGCGGGTCTGAATCTGTCTGGCGGCAGCGATACCGTCAATATGAGCGGCGCCGGCGATATGCTGGGCCTGGTCGGCGGCAGTAATTACACCGTCAGCGGGACCGGCGACACGATCAGCACGGTCGGCGGCACGGCATTCAATCTGTCCGGCGGTGGCGATTCGGTGACCCTGGGCGGCAGCGGCGATTCGCTGGGCCTGCTGGGCGGCTCCAATTACTCGGTCACCGGCAGCGGCGACACGATCAATACCTGGGGCGGCACCGGGCTGAATCTGTCTGGCAGCAACGATGCGGTGGGACTGGGCGGCGGCGCCGACACGCTGGGCCTGCAGGGCGGCGCCAATATCGCGGTGACTACCAATAGCGCGGCCGGCGATCAGATCAATCTGGCGGCGAACACGCAGGCGAGCATTGCCGGCAGCGGCGATACGCTGCAGGTGAACGGCGCCGGCGTCGGCGTGACGGCTTCCAACGATACCGTCGATCTGTCGGCGGGCGCGGGCCTGAACCTGTCCGGCGGCAGCGATACCGTCAATATGAGCGGCGCTGGCGATACGCTGGGCCTGGTCGGCGGCAGTAATTACGCCGTCAGCGGGACCGGCGACACGATCAGCACGGTCGGCGGCACGGCATTCAATCTGTCCGGCGGCGGCGATTCGGTGACCCTGGGCGGCAGCGGCGATTCGCTGGGCCTGCTGGGCGGCTCCAACTATTTGGTCACCGGCAGCGGCGATACGATCAATACCTTGGCCGGCACGTCTCTTAATCTGTCTGGCGGCAACGATGCGGTGGCCTTGTCCGGCGGAGGCGACTCGCTGGGTCTGCTGAGCGGTTCCAACTACTCGGTCAGCGGGGACTATTCCGGATCGCTGACCCTGGACGCGGGCGCTGCGGCAACACTGAATGGCGCGAGCGTGCCGGGCCCCTCCCAGGCTGCCGAGACCCTGATGTATAACGGGGCGGGGCAGGTGAGCGAAACCATTACCGACTTCACCGCGGGCGGCTCGCAAGCGGTGATCACATCCGGTCTTGGCAGCGGCATCGCCGAGGAGTTCCAGAATTATACTGGGGTCAACGCTAGTGGTGCCGAGACGTCTCAGATCATCGATTATGTGTCCGGCAATTCACAAGTACAGACCTTGAGCGGTTTGCCAAACGAAGACGCTTCGATTACGCAAAGCTTTACCGGCAGCAATGGCACCGGGCTGGTGTCGGCCGAGTCTATCCGCGAGACCAACGGCGATACTGTCGATTATGCCTATTCCTACAACGCGGCCGGAGCTGAAACGTCTTATCAGGAAACCCTGTATGGCGGTAATGGCTCGGTACTTTCATCAGGGGATTTTCAACCAAATGGTAGTCCGGTTGTGGAGGGTTACGGCGGGGATCCTGGCGGAGATGATGGTGGCAATTCTGATGAGTATTCGGATGAGGATATGGGTGCCGACGACGGTGATGGTTTTGCCGGCTCGCAGTCGACGATCGCCGCCGCATTGGCTGGCGGCGTCGGATATGTCGCCCAATATGATCTGAGCCAGGGGGACGTGGTTGACGCGGCGGCCGCCGAGGCGGCGCTTCGACAGGCCGCGGCGGCCGCCGGCGCCTCCACGGCCGCAGGCGGCGGGACCGCGGTGCTGGCCGGGGCAAAGTGGGGCGGCGATGTCGTCACCTGGAGCCTCGCCGACAGCGTCGCCGCAGGCGGCATGCCGTTCAGCAGCTATATGAGCGGCGAGTACGAGGCTGCCGTCCAGCAGGCAATGGGCACCTGGTCTTCCGTCGCCGGCATCACCTTCGACGAAGTCTCGGACTCCTCGCAGTCGGATATCCGTTTGGGATGGGCGGATTTCAATACCGCCAGCAGCGGCGTCGTCGGTTTTACCAGCGCCCAATCACGGAATGGCCAGATGAGCGCCGGCGCAACCATCGAGTTGGAGGATCCGAGCCAGAATGCGCTGGTGCAGGGCGCGGATGGGCAACTGGGCTATTCGGGGACCGATGCCACGCTGGAGCAGGTCCTGCTGCATGAAATCGGCCATGCGCTTGGTTTTGCCGATAGTTCCGATCCCAGTTCCATCATGTATTACGAGCTGACGGCCAATAACCGGACGCTGGACGGCACGGACGCCGCCGGGGCGCAATTGCTGTATGGGCAGGACGCGGCGGCGGCGCCGACATCCGCCGATCAGATCCGCATCGGCCAGCTGGTTCAGGCGATGGCGGCTTACGATGTGCCTACTGCCGCATCCAGCGTTTTGTCCCAGGGCGGCAGCGCTGGTATTGAGCTGCAGATGGCTGCGGCGCATTAA
- the trpB gene encoding tryptophan synthase subunit beta produces the protein MDRYDFPDAQGHFGPYGGVYVAETLMVALDQLKQEYARVKADPTFWQEFHHELKHYVGRPSPVYHAKRWSEQLGGAQIWFKREDLNHTGAHKINNAIGQALLARRMGKKRVIAETGAGQHGVATATVAARYGMECVVYMGAEDVKRQSPNVFRMKLLGATVVPVESGSKTLKDALNEAMRDWVTNVDSTFYILGTAAGPHPYPMLVRDFVSVIGSEAKLQMPEVIGRQPDVIVACVGGGSNAIGLFHPYIDVPGVRMVGVEAGGHGLASGRHAAPITAGAKVGVLHGSKSYLMQDEDGQIVETHSISAGLDYPGVGPEHSFLKDIGRAEYAAIDDDEALRAFHDCCHLEGIIPALESSHALAWAAKTAPTMGKDQVILVNLSGRGDKDINTVAGLSGITL, from the coding sequence ATGGATCGGTATGATTTTCCGGATGCGCAGGGGCATTTCGGCCCCTATGGCGGTGTCTACGTCGCTGAAACCTTGATGGTGGCGCTGGACCAGTTGAAGCAGGAATACGCTCGCGTGAAGGCCGATCCGACGTTCTGGCAGGAGTTCCATCACGAGCTCAAGCACTATGTCGGTCGTCCGAGCCCGGTCTACCACGCCAAGCGCTGGTCCGAGCAGCTGGGCGGCGCGCAGATCTGGTTCAAGCGCGAAGACCTGAACCATACCGGCGCCCACAAGATCAACAACGCGATCGGCCAGGCGCTGCTGGCCCGCCGCATGGGCAAGAAGCGGGTGATCGCCGAGACCGGCGCCGGCCAGCACGGCGTGGCCACGGCCACCGTCGCCGCCCGCTACGGCATGGAGTGCGTCGTCTACATGGGTGCCGAGGACGTCAAGCGCCAGTCGCCCAACGTGTTCCGCATGAAGCTGTTGGGTGCCACCGTGGTGCCGGTGGAGTCCGGCTCCAAGACGCTGAAGGACGCGCTGAACGAGGCGATGCGCGACTGGGTGACCAATGTCGATTCCACCTTCTACATCCTGGGCACCGCCGCCGGTCCGCATCCGTATCCGATGCTGGTACGCGATTTCGTGTCGGTGATAGGCAGCGAGGCTAAGCTGCAGATGCCGGAAGTGATAGGCCGCCAGCCCGATGTGATCGTCGCCTGCGTCGGTGGCGGCTCCAACGCCATCGGCCTGTTCCATCCGTATATCGACGTGCCCGGCGTGCGCATGGTCGGCGTCGAGGCCGGCGGCCACGGCCTCGCCAGCGGCCGTCACGCCGCGCCGATCACCGCCGGCGCCAAGGTCGGCGTGCTGCACGGCTCCAAGAGCTATCTGATGCAGGACGAGGACGGCCAGATCGTTGAGACCCACTCGATCTCCGCCGGCCTCGACTATCCGGGCGTCGGTCCGGAGCACAGCTTCCTGAAGGACATCGGCCGCGCCGAGTACGCGGCGATAGACGACGACGAGGCCCTGCGCGCCTTCCACGACTGCTGTCACCTGGAAGGCATCATTCCGGCGCTGGAGTCCAGCCACGCGCTGGCCTGGGCCGCCAAGACCGCGCCGACGATGGGCAAGGACCAGGTGATACTGGTCAATCTGTCGGGCCGCGGCGACAAGGACATCAATACCGTGGCCGGCCTGTCCGGCATCACGCTGTAA
- the trpA gene encoding tryptophan synthase subunit alpha gives MSRIANCFAELAGKKALIPFITAGDPNPGMTVSLMHGLVDGGADIIELGVPFSDPMADGPVIQRASERALIHKVGLRHVLEMVAEFRRDNAKTPVVLMGYLNPLCAMGYVEFAKRAKAAGVDGALTVDCPPEEAAELQAALDAEGLDTVFLVAPTTPPERVAEIARLARGYVYYVSLKGVTGAGHLDIDDVARRITALRQQLPLPIGVGFGIRDAATAKAIAVTADAVVVGSRLVQEIEAATPETAREQLTHLVAELKAAIR, from the coding sequence ATGTCACGCATTGCCAACTGTTTTGCCGAACTTGCGGGCAAGAAGGCCCTGATTCCGTTCATCACCGCCGGCGATCCGAATCCCGGCATGACCGTGTCGCTGATGCACGGTCTGGTGGACGGCGGCGCCGACATCATCGAGCTGGGCGTACCGTTCTCCGATCCGATGGCCGACGGCCCGGTGATCCAGCGCGCTTCCGAGCGCGCGCTGATCCACAAGGTGGGTCTGCGCCACGTGCTGGAGATGGTGGCCGAGTTCCGTCGCGACAACGCGAAGACGCCGGTGGTGCTGATGGGCTACCTGAATCCGCTGTGCGCGATGGGCTATGTCGAATTCGCCAAGCGGGCCAAGGCCGCCGGCGTGGACGGCGCGCTGACCGTCGACTGCCCGCCGGAAGAGGCCGCGGAGTTGCAGGCCGCGCTGGACGCCGAGGGTTTGGATACCGTGTTCCTGGTGGCGCCGACGACGCCGCCGGAGCGGGTGGCGGAAATTGCCCGCCTGGCGCGCGGTTACGTTTATTATGTGTCGCTGAAGGGCGTGACCGGCGCCGGACATCTGGACATTGATGACGTAGCGCGTAGAATTACTGCCCTCAGACAACAATTGCCGTTGCCGATAGGCGTCGGTTTTGGCATTCGCGACGCCGCGACCGCCAAGGCCATCGCGGTCACCGCGGACGCGGTGGTGGTCGGCAGCCGGCTGGTACAGGAAATCGAGGCGGCGACACCCGAAACTGCCAGAGAGCAGTTAACTCATCTGGTGGCCGAATTGAAGGCCGCCATCCGCTAG
- a CDS encoding phosphoribosylanthranilate isomerase: MVVRIKICGITRPEDGVEAARLGADAIGLVFYEKSPRNVSIAGARAVIAALPPFVSVVALFVNPEREWVDEVLAGCAIDVLQFHGEETAEFCRSFRRPYLKAVRVKPGVDLMEWARRYPDARGLLTDAFVDGAHGGTGTTFDWTLLPDDLPLPLILSGGLDENNIIEAVRRVKPAAVDVSSGVEAGKGIKNAARMAAFISGARHGSV; the protein is encoded by the coding sequence ATTGTGGTCAGAATCAAGATTTGCGGCATCACCCGGCCCGAGGACGGCGTCGAGGCGGCCCGGCTGGGCGCCGACGCCATCGGCCTGGTATTTTACGAAAAAAGCCCGCGCAATGTGTCGATAGCCGGCGCGCGCGCGGTGATCGCCGCGCTGCCGCCCTTCGTCAGCGTGGTGGCCCTGTTCGTCAATCCCGAGCGCGAATGGGTGGACGAAGTGCTGGCCGGCTGCGCGATAGACGTGCTGCAGTTCCACGGCGAGGAGACGGCCGAGTTCTGCCGCTCCTTCCGCCGGCCCTATCTGAAGGCGGTGCGGGTGAAGCCGGGCGTGGACCTGATGGAGTGGGCGCGCCGCTACCCGGACGCGCGCGGGCTGCTGACCGACGCCTTCGTCGACGGCGCGCACGGCGGCACCGGCACCACCTTCGACTGGACGCTGTTGCCGGACGATCTGCCGCTGCCGCTGATCCTGTCCGGGGGGCTGGACGAAAACAACATCATCGAAGCCGTGCGCCGGGTGAAGCCGGCGGCGGTGGACGTCTCCAGCGGAGTGGAGGCGGGCAAGGGTATCAAAAATGCCGCCAGAATGGCGGCCTTCATATCAGGAGCAAGACATGGATCGGTATGA
- the accD gene encoding acetyl-CoA carboxylase, carboxyltransferase subunit beta: MSWLNKLLPPKIKRENRADKPSAVPEGLWSKCPECEAVLYYTDLESNLQVCPKCSHHHPLSARERLNLLLDEEGRREVGEEVRPVDILKFKDSKKYPDRLSAAKSDTGEDDALVVMQGSIHSLPAVVAAFEFKFIGGSMGSVVGERFVRGVQAAVEAKAPFVCVSASGGARMQEGLNSLMQMAKTSAALQLLSEHKLPFISLLTDPTMGGVSASFAFLGDVVMAEPKARIGFAGARVIEQTVRETLPEGFQRAEFLLEKGAVDMVVDRRELKRKIADLVTLLMREPAVV, translated from the coding sequence ATGAGCTGGTTGAACAAGCTCCTTCCGCCGAAGATCAAGCGCGAGAATCGCGCCGACAAACCTTCCGCGGTACCCGAGGGGCTTTGGAGCAAATGCCCGGAGTGCGAAGCGGTGTTGTATTACACCGACTTGGAGAGCAATCTGCAGGTATGTCCCAAGTGCAGCCACCACCATCCCTTGTCGGCGCGCGAGCGCCTGAACCTGCTGCTGGACGAAGAAGGCCGGCGCGAGGTGGGCGAGGAGGTCAGGCCGGTTGACATACTCAAGTTCAAGGACAGCAAGAAGTACCCCGACCGGCTGTCCGCCGCCAAGAGCGACACCGGCGAGGACGACGCGCTGGTGGTGATGCAGGGCAGCATCCATTCGCTGCCGGCGGTGGTCGCGGCGTTCGAGTTCAAGTTCATCGGCGGTTCGATGGGTTCGGTGGTCGGAGAGCGCTTCGTGCGGGGCGTGCAGGCCGCCGTCGAGGCCAAGGCGCCGTTCGTCTGCGTGTCGGCCTCCGGCGGCGCGCGGATGCAGGAGGGCCTGAACTCGCTGATGCAGATGGCCAAGACCAGCGCCGCGCTGCAGTTGCTGAGCGAGCACAAGCTGCCGTTCATTTCCTTGCTGACCGATCCGACGATGGGCGGCGTGTCGGCCTCCTTCGCCTTCCTCGGCGACGTGGTGATGGCCGAGCCGAAGGCGCGCATCGGCTTCGCCGGCGCCCGCGTGATCGAGCAGACCGTGCGCGAGACCTTGCCGGAAGGCTTCCAGCGCGCCGAGTTCCTGTTGGAAAAGGGCGCGGTGGACATGGTGGTCGACCGGCGCGAGCTGAAGCGCAAGATCGCCGACCTGGTCACGCTGCTGATGCGGGAGCCGGCCGTCGTCTGA